The Amycolatopsis sp. QT-25 genomic sequence TACGGCCTGATGGTCGGCGGCGCGGCTTCGGACGTCGAGAAGGCCATGCCGATCTTCGACGCGCTTCGTCCCGAGGGCCCGCGTGACGAAGGCTTCTCGCACGCCGGCGCCGTCGGCTCCGGTCATTACGCGAAGATGATCCACAACGGCATCGAGTACGGCATGATGCAGGCCTTCGCCGAAGGCTTCGAGCTGCTCGAAGCCGCGAAGGTCGTCGAGAACGTGCCCGCGGTGATCAAGGGCTGGCAGCGGGGGACCGTCGTCCGCTCTTGGCTGCTCGACCTACTCGTCCGCGCGCTCGACGAGGACCCGGAGCTGGACGACCTCGAGGGCTACGTCGAGGATTCCGGCGAAGGCCGGTGGACCCTGGAAGAGGCGATCAACAACGCGGTCCCGGCGCCGGTCATTTCCGCCGCGCTGTTCGCGCGGTTCGCCTCGCGCCAGGAGGACTCCGCCGCCATGCGGGCCGTCGCCGCGCTGCGCAACCAGTTCGGCGGGCACTCCGTGAAGAAGGTCGGCGGCTAGGCGGGTTGTACCTCAGACATCTGCAGGTCACCGACTTCCGGTCCTGGCCACAAGCCGATCTCGCGCTCGAACCCGGCCCGACCGTCCTCGTCGGACAGAACGGCCGCGGCAAGACGAACCTCCTCGAGGCGATCGGCTACGTCGCGACCCTGGGCTCGCATCGCGTCGCGACCGACGCGCCGTTGGTGCGGCACGGGTGCGAACGCGCGCTGATCAGGGTCGCGGTGGTCAACGAGGATCGCGAACTGACGGTCGAGCTGGAGATCACGCCCGGCAAGGCGAACCGAGCGCGGGTCAACCGCGGCGCGGTCGGCAAGCCCCGTGACGTGCTCGGGATCCTGCGCACGGTGCTCTTCTCCCCGGAGGACCTGGCACTCGTGCGCGGGGATCCCGGGGAGCGCCGCCGGTTCATGGACGAACTCCTCGTGCTGCGCGCGCCGCGGTACGCCGGGGTCCGCGCCGACTACGAGAAGGTGCTCAAGCAGCGGAACGCCCTGCTCAAGACGGCGGGCAAGCGTCGGACGGGACGTGAAGAC encodes the following:
- the gnd gene encoding phosphogluconate dehydrogenase (NAD(+)-dependent, decarboxylating), translating into MAQLGLIGLGKMGFNMRERLRAAGHEVVGYDRNPDVTDSTSLEDMVSKLDGPRIVWIMVPAGEPTRQTVAELGNLLSEGDLVIDGGNSKYTDDRINADLLAAKKIGYLDCGVSGGVWGKDNGYGLMVGGAASDVEKAMPIFDALRPEGPRDEGFSHAGAVGSGHYAKMIHNGIEYGMMQAFAEGFELLEAAKVVENVPAVIKGWQRGTVVRSWLLDLLVRALDEDPELDDLEGYVEDSGEGRWTLEEAINNAVPAPVISAALFARFASRQEDSAAMRAVAALRNQFGGHSVKKVGG